TTatgttatgttattttattttctttcatttttgggCATGAATTCTTTGcttttttgaatttgttgaatGACTAGGAAGTTGGAAATCACAATTTCGACATTCTTGTTGTGTTCACGAAGAGTTCGAGTCCAGGATTCAGcctctctaaaaaaatagaaaatgaaaattgggGGTACAATTGTCTATCAATTGCCTATGCCAGACTCTGCAAAAGTGGGAGTTTTGTGCATTGGGTACGGcctttttgtttgttgtgtTCACAAAGGGGTAAAGTCTTGTTGGGTGGCTATGGGTGGTTTAAATGGGTTTTTAAGGTCAAAAGAtttgggtgggggggggggggtttctAGGacaatttttatactaaaatcttagggcttgtttggattgagggatgAGGGAGGAGGGAGGCAGAGTGGGAGGGAGTAAAGTAGAGTAAAGTTGGctgaaaataggctaattttgaGCCAATTCTACTCTGCTCTACTTTACTCCCCCTCCCTCCTTCtcagttgttgttgttgttagttGAACCAAATATGCCTTGGATCTAATGCAAATAAATGGGATATGCTCAAATGCATTTTTGTCCAACCATTGATTTTGTATTGTGAAAATTTATTCCCTTTTTTAGCTGGTTTTAGGAGGATATGGGGAAAGAGAAGAAACCATGGTATCAAACCTTATGTCAAAGgtagagagaagaaaaacaaatggAATTGGAACCATGAAAGTTGATTCCTCATTATACCCTCTCTTATTTTTGAAGGGTTAAATTGGTTACTATGAAAGAATTTATAGACGTTGTTACATTTCTTTTGAGATCCAGATGCTTGTGTTGAAGTCGGCATCTATGGGACAATAGGTTGCCTGTTGCCACTATCTCTATTTCAGTCTAGAGCACTGAGGCTAAAGATGGGTTGTATATTTCACTCATTTCATCTCCCCTTCCCCCCCTCAAGCTTGACCAATCCGAATGGGGAATTAGTACGATTAATGCAGTTTGTTTGGTCTTAACAGTGCAGTTATCTGACAGCTTCATATATGCAGAATGACCAAGCAGTATCTGACTTAAAGGAAGATTAACctgggaaaaaaattgtaacgtTTGAGCATTTGTAATCTGATTAATTCTTCCCATATATTTGGATGCTTTATAATTACTTTTTAAGAAAACTAAGAATCCAATGGTGTCTGATCCAGTCCTGATTTGATTTGAAGTCCATCTATTGAGAATTATACAACTAGTCACTGATTCATTGATAAATTTTGGATATGATAAGCTTAGGTGAAGTGTTCAATAGGAAGAGAAACTCAAAAATAGTTTGATTTAGTTAGTCCTATGTTAGAATCCGTGTGCTTGTTTAATATATGGCTTACACATGATGAGACAACAAAGAAGCCCCTGATGGTTTGAAGAAGGCACTGGATCTAAGTGAGGTTTTTGGCCtgttccttttaattttttctttcttgcccTGAATGAATAAACTAATCTTCGACTTTAAGCATGTAGATGTTTATATCTTTGATAGAACTCATAGAAGAAGCATTTCTATATTTCCTATAGAAGTTCTTTTTTGAACTCCAGCTACCAAGTACTTGAATTTGAGATATTAAACTGCTTTGAGGATGTAGCATGTTTTGTCAAGATATTTTGTACATTTGCTAAGGGTAAAAGTGGCAGGTGCAGCAAAGCTGTATTTCAGTATTTGATGCTCTCTTTAACCACTCGATGCCTTCTCTCTTCTCCCCCACTCTCCCTGTTAGGTGGAGTCACTTAATTATACTAATGGGAATCATTCATTTATctctttgaactttttaaaatttttttgctctAATATAAACTTTTTGTGCATTTCCCTTGTTTGTTATCACACTCtatgttgttaaatttgtttcttTGACTTCTGCCTTGCTAGCCTTGCCATATTTTAACTCATAAAACATTGCAGATTTGGAATGGAAACTCATTTATGTGGGATCTGCTGAGGATGAGACATATGACCAACTTCTTGAAAGTGTGCTTGTTGGGCCTGTCAACATTGGCAACTACCGATTTGTTCTTCAGGTAGTTTGTGATGAATGCTTGTGCTAAGGCCTAAACTTGGTTTTCAATGCTAATTTGCTTATGAAAATAacactaaattttttgttattggaGCCCCTGGCAGGCAGATCCTCCAGACCCATCAAAAATCCGTGATGAAGATATCATTGGCGTCACAGTACTGCTACTGACATGTTCTTATCTTGGACAAGAGTTTATTCGAGTTGGATACTATGTGAACAATGATTATGATGACGAACAGCTAAGAGAGGAGCCTCCACCAAAGGTTTCGGTTgatagggttcaaagaaatatTTTGGCTGACAAGCCCAGGGTCACAAAGTTCCCAATCAATTTTCATCCTGAGAACAATGAGCATGGTGAAGAACCCCCTTCTTTAGCTGAGAATGCCATTGAGACCAATGCTAATGGAGAAGAACCACTCCCTTCACCTGTAGGACCAGCTATTGAGCAGTAGGTTGTAAATCGAAGCAACTGCATGACATAGTGATAGCTTGACTTCAAATTTTGACATACTGATGATTTTGGGTGAAACTGGTTTTCCAAATCtcaaacacctccatccatGATATGCTTTTGTGACCATGAGCTACTGTGAATTGCGCCAGTTGGAATGTGCTGTACCGTCACTTTACTTGGGTTGTTGCAATGTGGTACATAATGGGTTACAGATTTTGTATGCCGTGAAAATTAaagtttaggttttgttttttgaaagtCTTTCATCACTTGGTCTTGTAAAATTTCCCAATTTTATTGGAAAAACAGTTAAATGTTTGACTGTGTTCTTTGGAGACAGAAATCATGAAAATTGGAACTGAAAGGTAACCTATGCTTAAGAGTTACTGATATGAATATTTAGCCTATCTGTAAAAATTCTTGACTTCATCATTGGGCAGAGATCATGAAAGTTTCTGATATTAGGCACAATTACAAATTGAGACAGCTTTCTGAGTTTGCATAAGTGAACATCAATAGAAGGACCAAATTAAAACCAGTTAAAACATTTAGGCATCTGATCTGATGACAACTTTTTAAACTTTGGGGATCAATTGGAACTTCAAGCAAATTTTTGGGACCAAAATTGGTGTTTGCCCGTTACTCCTAGTAATCTATAATTGCATGCATTTATTTTGTGTACATGAAGGAAAATAGGATAGGATAGGATTGATATTGCCGGCTTCAGTCAGGATAGTTTGCAAGATCTAACTTCTAAAACTTTGCAGGACTAGAAATGATAATATATTAAGGATATTTGTTTTCAGAGTCTAAGCTAACTTGAAACTTCTTTAAATCTCAACAAgagctataatttttttctttttaatttttacaagtaAAGCACTTCATTTGCTttctaaaaaagagagaattatttatcaacaatttattttcttgatgTGCGATGAAAAGTGAAAATCAAATCTATAGTTCCTCTTCCTCCTCAACAATTATGCTGCCACCCCTTTGAGCACCACGCACAGCTTTATTTGCCTGAAAAAGGAAGGAAATACCATTATTTGGCAAAATTAAACCCAATGTTAGTAGGGAATAATGTTATGCCTTTGAACAAACCTGTACACATTACATTGCAGGTATAAATTTGGCACCAGAAtaaattatgagaaaatttttgttacacttaattttaagtttgaaaGCACTTTTCTAGTCTAGTGCGTTTGGAAGTAACTTTGTATCGAAGGCTGCTTTGTAAAAGTTtgttaaatataattgtatttaaaaaaagtgagacattaaaaaaattaaacataagcaaataaattgaaaaaacagTTCCCAAACAGATTAGCACATTTCCAATGGTCATGATCATTTTAGTCCTATGGCATGGTCCCAATTTATTGGatcattaattaattagtgCCTCTTTATAAAGAGCTAGTTTCTTACTTTTTTGTGTGTGCTGAATATGCTAGTTTCTTACTTGACTCCTTTAGGTTAAGTCCAAGTCATGGGTTAAAGTTAAACAAATGACATTTTCTTACCTCTTTATTCCAATCAGCTCGTAAGTTTACCATAACAAGTGCCATAGCTTGAACAGAAAGTCCACATATGATACCCATCCAAAGCCCgtaattaaaatcaaatttcacaACTCAAATATTAGTATAGCAAAGTACCAAAATTGCTACCTGTTGATACCATTTTTTGGCAAAGGGCTCAACAACTGAAGAAACCCAACAATATAGAATGTGAGGAAGGGAAAACAGTAAAAGGTATAAGGAAACAAGCCAAGTAGGCTAAAATGGCAGGATTGATGGCCAGTTGGCCcacaagaataaataaataaatataaaaaaataaaaggtaaagaagaagtaaatgggctaAGGATACTCATAGAATAAAGTAATATGCCCATGGAAATAATAAGAGATAAATAAGAAGTAAACGGGCCAAGAAAGCCGAGGAAATGATTTGGTAAACTCAATGGGTTGGCTTAAAAGCCAATAAGCCCGAAAAGCAATAAGAGATAAAGATATGGTAATTGGGCTGAGAAAGCCCAAAGAATCTAGCAAAAAGCCCATGGGAGGAAAAGATGTAAGAAGTAAATGGCTAAGGAAGCCCAACAAATGAAGTAGTGAAATGGGCTGGCACAGTGAGAATGTTGGCcaacaaagcccaaaagaggtaaaaatatgaaaagtgGGCCAAGGGAGTCCTGAGTAAAAGATTAATGAAGAGATGGGCTAGCATGGCAGGTTCATCAGCCCGCAAGCCCACAAGGTAACAAGTAATGAAAGGAGAGGTAAAGCTATAACAGGCACGATTAAGTGATATAGCAGGATCAATAACCAAAAGGCCCATTGACATAGAAGAGGAAAACATGGGCTCGGTAGGAAGATAAGGGCTTTTACCCAAGCAATGCCCAGTCCAAGAAGGGTAAAAGGTAGGGAATATGAGCCCAAAAGCCTACACATCCTTCATGCTACAAAAGATAAATACCAACCAGCACGTACAACAGAATCAAACAAACACGAAGGTAGCAAAAATGATATGAAGGCCAGAAGGAAATAAAATTCAGATGACGTGGAGCATACACAAAGGGCCAGGGCACCACCTACTTGTACTCAGCCAATACATGGGAGGTGGGCCACGGATCAAGGCTTTTTAAGAGAATGGTTTGGCAGTGGGGAAAAAAGGGGGGTCTATTTTGAGATTTCTGCTTAAACTTCTTTGGGGAAagatgtcctgctgggatggcATCTCACCCAAAAAATGTAAGTATGGGCTAGGACCacttgatgcatgccatagaggtaGGTAATGAAGAGGCTCGATCCTTATCTGGATGAGGGAGGTGAAAAACAGAGAGAGGTAAGAAACAAGACAAGCAATTTTGTCTGGGAATGAAGAGTGGTGCAACTAACACATTTAGAGTAATGGTTGTGGTTAAGCAGCTGGCTAGCCAGTGAGCAGTTTTGGAAGGACGCCCATATTTAGCCAAAAACAGTTGAATGGTAAAAATGATAAATCCTACCATGACAGATGGTATAAAAGGGGTAATTGTGAACAATGAAAAAGGGGAAGGAACAAAAAAGGAATGAGaggtagaaaagaaaaatagagaagaaaaagaaagaacatacaaaaaaccaaaaagatatAAGTGGTAGGAATagaggcatgcatcaatagacttcgttttttctctccctcttgatAGACCCACTCTCTAAGAGATTGAGGATTGAAGCTTAAACCATTTAGGAATTTTTCCAAAGTGAATAACTTCTATGGTAGAAGCCTTCCTTAAGATTACTCACGTTAGGGATTGGTTCCCTTCTTAAACTCACTTTTGCTAAAAAGTTAAGCTTACTTTTTAGGCAgacaagttttctttttttgt
The sequence above is drawn from the Castanea sativa cultivar Marrone di Chiusa Pesio chromosome 5, ASM4071231v1 genome and encodes:
- the LOC142634119 gene encoding histone chaperone ASF1B-like; translated protein: MSVVNITNVAVLDNPATFLNPFQFEISYECLTPLKDDLEWKLIYVGSAEDETYDQLLESVLVGPVNIGNYRFVLQADPPDPSKIRDEDIIGVTVLLLTCSYLGQEFIRVGYYVNNDYDDEQLREEPPPKVSVDRVQRNILADKPRVTKFPINFHPENNEHGEEPPSLAENAIETNANGEEPLPSPVGPAIEQ